A single window of Plasmodium reichenowi strain SY57 chromosome 14, whole genome shotgun sequence DNA harbors:
- a CDS encoding hypothetical protein (conserved Plasmodium protein, unknown function~transcript variant 2; alternatively spliced): MEIKLNTKFDEILLIVCDKHVIENHEKFFVDKYENVMCVECLYKFLFKKYPLYKKYLLFKSINNLFCIKECEEFRYHFSFYLLDHTLFLSETFSYIEGISQCEEKKEEKKIYSSNYNNENIKNNNNNNNSIYYNDDDDYYYDYNYIYLVNSELIKLTTNACKEFLYKCSKELCNIFKDAIYTCVLVRLKNFSSRNKKRNFFFLLDFLKSLIDNVEIIFITLKDESTIIEELMKLFIQNDEMINSKLSNNNYGYIYEYTGYTNKCIEKKKQNNNQHYNSELLLNLQIIYKLWHDNLLWQINNNLLKRFFIYLITKFKYTNKNTDLCTYYIQFIYLITLQYNVLNYFFHHIIFDSSPNSNIKTFNIENNNRNKSKSSNKSKCSNKSKSSNKSKSSNKSKSSNKSKSSNKSKCSNKSKSSNKSKCSYKSKSSSSNNNLYSVIIESNHINNSNTNSSNNNSVEHNSNCFHTSSTCITKIKTKNTLVPNLLSIYNSEQENKKNEFAKEQKKINRCFQTNIYPEDIEDNQDVKDENSIQENEEKYKQICEVNKTPNEYMHRHVKKNFYYHDKEEYNSPTSNNSSIKSNIFFIPKHDLIYSDDEKNVTQYPLEKDDICHLGEYEMESVLYNNDNMSIRSEGTLKNKFSSHEKFLDVSKFSTESKCTNLSRLSNHFSFTKNSVLKEKDNFVFSNCDNTNDNVSCVESSHTSYSISNIDEKKKKKKKKKMNFNKLEILENSHIFIILCDNLQETLLNHFNSDIQMKCLDIFYTFCSFDDNIVNIILTNTSLVEWVFDYISNTKYENLREKALKLLVTFFFNNTLFSNTHTHYAIDVLINIIMRYVSKDNIMLSNKVIYNNDMNNKLVHKQFMNNNFKNTVYNNNSYDHYSNKFKYNFFTISYIIKALNMLINISHASIKISHIFKIINIFSCLIKSPSCAPTSIDDIILLFESILLKNNNNYEISYGDKLEESICTQEDDSIFCKLKSKEKNEQVNKILHMNEECNIYINTNTNTNTFNGTQKIKHDNFLHKKKKNITIKKNNIYKSDYKVNNNDKGDTVALTLENTLLNDIINKVYITNIFILFKILKTALNIIKTVNIYKKDIYIEIIYNEDKNYIQNITISIMKLLFCLVYILNRNEEFFIDLNIINENDKLDNENNFESIAFIKLMLSFFIELDIFMENIYLQNSNIINQEKKLYNIQFSYLTCIFIIHNIYEKRQIFNNVSWNILFSSFFNHFYNLLARVLYHVDHITETYLNGCEQINKSENFINIDNRNNGTIIMSMSPKRDGSKEDEQKREKINNHHNNDNNNNNNNISINEQHKLIVDKFFMYKKRMRKELLSNRPFTLFFQYVSRKNYSEECHRILKLLIDEEETIIHQRDDLKDILIDIIKKNDFYFSKVLLFNFNDNEVIIETVIYIFYLSLKYDKGFLEKKLNKSKKINYVQHLFVTNNYNNNINPLFIFMSLTYSYYFIKKDKIYIAFQHIQNQLFKINLYLWKDIKKLKNIYLAFDCIFSLKVNNNNYNHFFPFIIYIIKLELSLYASGEISEVDNKLYLSISKNRELVNMIFEHIEMDNILSDQIIYIYYLIIKLRKYSVASCNKSISLYKMMNTVIRYMNTVENKTDEINNIFSFFFLFFENLEKYSEKDIFNIITLLQKLSLYVKYSLEKFFSTQKIYDNNDNNSNDNNNNCYSINDENKMQCSNNNNNNNNNNDFIYNILKFENSFFYFLLNLIFYCRKYNQIQNINVLSSSISLIHLLIYSIKNTNTHFRSLSFYILSLLILPFPKSPQNTSPLLIKLCTSFDKNIEEILSLHNNTSNTNQENKSDKCIVRKNLFYPLLTHESMEIRLSSLSLLLCLLLTNEWDNIQNDLLLATINVLLLSTNINLKVKSFCFNYIYSFRPFFLRCILHLNRKQEVIIHRLFFLLMVVKIKPLWFDITTCSEKILKIIMNVVTRKNMDLFIFNCIISVAHETFIKEKKNYVNNNYNNYTNKENKNVIENLEEYLETYKKNIKKNSDMDIYNISSFNKFKCENINYYVVLSVLNTTTILLYK; this comes from the exons ATGGAAATAAAATTGAATACAAAATTTGAtgaaattttattaattgtTTGTGATAAGCATGTGATAGAAAATCACGAAAAATTTTTCGTCGACAAATATGAGAACGTGATGTGTGTAgaatgtttatataaatttctttttaaaaaatatcctttatataaaaaatatttattatttaagaGTATAAATAActtattttgtataaaaGAGTGTGAAGAATTTCGttatcatttttctttttatttattggACCACACTTTATTTCTATCAGAAACTTTTAGTTATATAGAAGGAATATCGCAATGCGAAGAGaaaaaggaagaaaaaaaaatatattcctctaattataataatgaaaatattaaaaataataataataataataatagtatttattataatgatgatgatgattattattatgattataattatatatatttagtGAATAGCGAATTAATTAAGTTAACTACTAATGCATGCAaagaatttttatataaatgttcTAAAGaattatgtaatatttttaaagatGCTATTTATACTTGTGTACTTGTTCGATTAAAAAACTTTTCTTCaaggaataaaaaaagaaattttttttttcttttagATTTTCTGAAGAGTTTAATAGATAATGTcgaaattatatttataactTTAAAAGATGAATCAACCATTATTGAAGAATTaatgaaattatttatacaaaaCGATGAAATGATTAATTCTAAATTAAgcaataataattatggttatatatatgaatatactggttatacaaataaatgtattgaaaaaaaaaaacaaaacaatAATCAACACTACAATAGTGAGTTGTTATTAAATttacaaattatatataaactaTGGCATGACAATTTATTATGgcaaattaataataatttattaaaaagattttttatatatttaataacaaaatttaaatatactAACAAAAACACAGATTTATGtacttattatatacaattcatatatttaataacattacaatataatgttttgaattatttttttcaccACATTATTTTTGATTCCTCACCAAATAGTAATATTAAAACTTTCaatattgaaaataataatcgtaataaaagtaaaagtAGTAACAAAAGTAAATGTAGTAACAAAAGTAAAAGTAGTAACAAAAGTAAAAGTAGTAACAAAAGTAAAAGTAGTAACAAAAGTAAAAGTAGTAACAAAAGTAAATGTAGTAACAAAAGTAAAAGTAGTAACAAAAGTAAATGTAGTTACAAAAGTAAAAGTAGTAGTAGTAACAATAATTTGTATAGTGTCATTATTGAAAGTAACCACATTAATAATTCTAACACCAAcagtagtaataataatagtgtAGAACATAATTCTAATTGTTTTCATACAAGCAGTACATGtattacaaaaattaaaacaaaaaatacATTAGTCCCTAACCTATTGtcaatatataatagtgaacaagaaaataaaaaaaatgaatttgctaaagaacaaaagaaaattaaCAGATGCTTCCAGACTAATATCTATCCTGAAGATATTGAGGATAACCAGGATGTTAAGGATGAAAATAGCATTCAAGAgaatgaagaaaaatataaacaaatttGTGAAGTAAATAAAACTCCAAATGAATATATGCATAGACAtgtaaagaaaaatttttattatcatgatAAAGAGGAATATAATTCACCTACtagtaataatagtagtataaaaagtaatatattctttatacCAAAACATGATTTAATATACTCagatgatgaaaaaaatgttacACAGTATCCATTAGAAAAAGACGATATTTGTCATCTAGGAGAATATGAAATGGAAAgtgtattatataataatgataatatgtCAATTAGATCAGAAGGTACACTTAAGAACAAATTTTCATCGCACGAAAAATTTTTAGATGTATCAAAATTTTCAACCGAATCTAAATGTACAAATTTGTCAAGGCTTTCAAACCATTTTTCCTTTACAAAAAATTCTGTATTAAAAGAGAAAGacaattttgttttttcaaattgtgataatacaaatgataATGTATCTTGTGTCGAATCTTCACACACATCTTATTCGATATCCAATattgatgaaaaaaaaaaaaaaaaaaaaaaaaaaaaaatgaatttcaataaattagaaattttagaaaattcacacatttttattatattatgtgaTAATTTACAAGAAACGTTATTAAACCATTTTAATAGTGATATACAGATGAAATGtttagatatattttatacattttgtagttttgatgataatattgttaatattatattaacaaaTACATCATTAGTAGAATGGGTATTTGattatatatcaaatacgaaatatgaaaatttaaGAGAAAAGGCATTAAAACTTTTAgttacttttttttttaataatacacTTTTTTCAAATACCCATACACATTATGCAATAGatgttttaataaatattattatgagATATGTAAGtaaagataatattatgttgAGTAATAAGgtcatatataataatgatatgaataataagTTAGTCCATAAACAATTTATGAacaataattttaaaaatacagtttataacaataattCGTATGATCATTATTCCAATAAATTTaagtataattttttcaccatatcttatattattaaagCATTAAATATgcttataaatatttcacATGCATCCATAAAAATTTCTcacatttttaaaattataaatatattttcctgTCTTATAAAATCACCTAGTTGTGCTCCAACCAGTATTGATGATATTATCTTATTGTTCGAATCCATTTTactaaaaaataataataattatgaaattTCATATGGTGATAAATTAGAAGAAAGTATATGTACACAAGAAGATGACAgtatattttgtaaattaaaaagtaaagaaaaaaatgaacaagtaaataaaatattacatatgaATGAAGAAtgtaacatatatataaatacaaatacaaatacaaatacatttaatggtacacaaaaaataaaacatgacaattttttacataaaaaaaaaaaaaatataactataaaaaaaaataatatatataaaagtgATTATAAGGtcaataataatgataaggGAGACACGGTTGCACTAACTTTGGAAAATActttattaaatgatattattaataaagtatatataacgaatatttttatattatttaaaattttaaaaactgctttaaatattataaaaacggttaatatatacaagaaagatatatatatagaaataatatataatgaagacaaaaattatatacaaaatataacaataagTATTATGAAATTATTGTTCTGCTtagtttatatattaaatagaaatgaagaattttttatagatttaaatattatcaatGAAAATGACAAATTAGacaatgaaaataattttgaaaGTATAGCattcataaaattaatgttatctttttttatagaattagatatatttatggaaaatatatatctacaAAATAGCAACATAATTAATCAAGagaagaaattatataatattcaattttcatatcttacgtgtatatttattattcataatatatatgaaaaaagaCAAATATTCAATAATGTCAGTTggaatattttattctcttctttttttaatcatTTCTATAACTTGTTAGCTAGAGTATTATATCATGTAGATCATATAACTGaaacatatttaaatggatgtgaacaaataaataaaagtgaaaattttattaatatagaTAATCGAAATAATGGAACAATTATTATGTCCATGTCTCCGAAACGTGATGGATCCAAAGAGGATGAAcaaaaaagagaaaaaataaataaccatcataataatgataataataataataataataatattagtaTTAATGAACAACATAAATTAATTGTAGacaaattttttatgtataaaaaaagaatgaGAAAAGAACTGTTAAGTAATAGGCCCTTTACACTATTCTTTCAATATGTTTcaagaaaaaattaca GCGAAGAATGCCACCGAATTTTAAAACTTTTAAttgatgaagaagaaaCTATCATCCATCAGAGAGATGATTTAAAAGACATTTTaatagatataataaaaaaaaacgatttttatttttctaaaGTTCTATTATTCAattttaatgataatgaagTTATTATCGAAACcgttatatatatattttatttaagtttaaaatatgataaagGTTTTCTtgaaaagaaattaaataaaagtaaaaagaTTAATTATGTACAACATTTATTTGTCActaataattataacaacaatattaatccattatttatatttatgtcTTTAActtattcttattattttataaaaaaggataaaatttatatagCATTCCAACATATTCAAAATcaattatttaaaataaatttatatttatggaaagatataaaaaaattaaaaaatatatatttagcATTCGATTgcattttttcattaaaagttaataataataattataatcatttctttccttttataatatatattataaaattagaATTATCTTTATATGCCTCTGGGGAAATAAGTGAGGttgataataaattatatttgtccatatcaaaaaatagg GAACTTGTAAATATGATCTTTGAACATATCGAAATGGACAACATATTAAGTGATCaaatcatttatatatattatttaataataaaattaagaaaataCTCTGTAGCTTCTTGTAATAAAAGTATTAGTTTGTACAAAATGATGAACACAGTAATTAGATATATGAATACAgtagaaaataaaacagacgaaattaataatatattttctttttttttcctcttttttgaaaatttggaaaaatattcagaaaaagatatatttaatataataacattacTCCAGAAACTTTCgttatatgtaaaatattccctagaaaaatttttttctacccaaaaaatatatgacaataatgataataatagtaatgataataataacaattgTTATAGtataaatgatgaaaataaaatgcagtgttcaaataataataataataataataataataatgactttatttataatattctaaaatttgaaaattcctttttttatttcttattaaatctaatattttattgtagaaaatataaccaaatacaaaatattaatgtTTTATCCTCATCTATTTCGTTAATAcatcttttaatatattctattAAAAATACTAATACTCATTTTAGGAGTTTAtccttttatattttatcgTTATTAATTTTACCTTTTCCTAAATCTCCACAAAATACATCACCACTCTTAATTAAACTTTGTACATcttttgataaaaatattgaagaaatattatcattacaTAATAACACATCAAATACAAATcaagaaaataaatcaGACAAATGTATTGTtagaaaaaatttattttatccTTTATTAACTCATGAAAGTATGGAAATCAGACTTTCTTCTTTATCCTTgttattatgtttattgctaacaaat GAATGGgataatatacaaaatgatttattattagCGACCATCAATGTCTTACTACTATcaacaaatataaatttaaaagtTAAATCATTTTGCTTTAACTATATCTATTCGTTTAGACCATTTTTTCTGAGGTGTATTTTACATTTGAATAGGAAACAGGAAGTTATTATTCACCggttattttttttattaatg GTTGTCAAAATTAAACCTTTATGGTTTGATATAACTACTTGTAGTGAGAAG attctgaaaattataatgaatgTGGTAACtagaaaaaatatggacctctttatatttaattgtATTATATCGGTTGCTCATGAG ACctttataaaagaaaaaaagaactATGTGaacaataattataacaatTATACTAATAAgg aaaataaaaatgttatagAAAACCTAGAAGAATATTTGgaaacatataaaaaaaatattaaaaaaaattcagatatggatatttataatatttcaagTTTTAATAAGTTTAAat GTGAAAATATCAATTATTATGTCGTGTTGTCCGTTTTGAATACTACCACTATATTgttatacaaataa
- a CDS encoding putative membrane protein (conserved Plasmodium membrane protein, unknown function~transcript variant 1; alternatively spliced), giving the protein MFIIKSNIQSDNTLDNSAKKEHNKINKFLISLIVIINVLSLLFTIILAINFYYCSFNVTSFLFLTTQTCLWTYLAILNVYDQKYIFSLSSFLGIHLYTQCYQNYDKLFLSDELQEYHFMSVALSHLPFLYICYDIVIFQYDSVFIKSTLDYTYNEKSLIVLNFLRGLFCSFCIAVIFIISLILNIQNTFRTFPMLKLSNIKTKKYLLSVFLFYLIDSQLRIITFLFIIETYEVNPFKIFVFIFSQIMTICVCIAFDTHIFKNIIVGISSILVSPLSIILHSTNRNYSNERVVRLSKLLINFRFFEFFLILFYGSLYYDDDEIGNTFILYIQLISLILLFFLIIVYKKVLSYKRKFEENMDDFNVDMYNNINDN; this is encoded by the exons atgtttattataaaaagtaatataCAAAGTGATAATACATTGGATAATAGCGCAAAGAAAGAACataacaaaataaacaaatttttaatttctttaattGTCATAATAAATGTTTTAAGTCTACTATTTACAATAATATTGGctataaatttttattattg ttCCTTTAATGTGacatcatttttattccTTACAACACAAACATGCCTATGGACGTATTTAGCaatattaaatgtatatgaccaaaagtatattttttcacTCTCATCATTTTTAGGAATTCATTTATACACGCAA TGCTACcaaaattatgataagTTATTCCTATCGGATGAACTTCAAGAATATCATTTTATGTCAGTAGCTTTGTCACATTTAccttttctttatatttgCTATGACATTGTGATATTTCAATATGATAGTGTTTTCATTAAAA GTACTTTAGATTATACTTATAATGAGAAATCACTAATAGTATTGAATTTTTTGAGAGGTTTATTTTGCTCTTTTTGCATTGCCgtcatatttattatttcccttattttgaatattcAAAATACATTTAGAACATTTCCTATGTTAAAATTGTCAAATATTAAAACGAAGAAATATCTAC TATCtgtttttttgttttatctAATTGATTCACAATTAAGGATTATAActttcctttttataatcGAGACATATGAAGTTAATCCCTTTAAgatatttgtttttatattttcacag ATTATGACCATATGTGTGTGTATAGCCTTTGATACTcacatttttaaaaatataattgttGGAATATCATCTATTTTGGTTTCCCCCTTatcaataatattacattCCACAAATAG aAATTATAGTAACGAAAGAGTTGTACGTCTGAGTAAACTGCTGATAAATTTTCgattttttgaattttttttgatacTTTTTTATGGATCCttatattatgatgatgatgaaataGGAAATACCTTcatattatacataca gCTCATCAGtttgatattattattctttttaataatagtatacaaaaaagtgttatcatataaaagaaaatttgAAGAGAATATGGATGACTTTAACGTAGAcatgtataataatatcaatgataattaa
- a CDS encoding putative membrane protein (conserved Plasmodium membrane protein, unknown function~transcript variant 2; alternatively spliced) gives MFIIKSNIQSDNTLDNSAKKEHNKINKFLISLIVIINVLSLLFTIILAINFYYCSFNVTSFLFLTTQTCLWTYLAILNVYDQKYIFSLSSFLGIHLYTQCYQNYDKLFLSDELQEYHFMSVALSHLPFLYICYDIVIFQYDSVFIKSTLDYTYNEKSLIVLNFLRGLFCSFCIAVIFIISLILNIQNTFRTFPMLKLSNIKTKKYLLSVFLFYLIDSQLRIITFLFIIETYEVNPFKIFVFIFSQIMTICVCIAFDTHIFKNIIVGISSILVSPLSIILHSTNRNYSNERVVRLSKLLINFRFFEFFLILFYGSLYYDDDEIGNTFILYIHIQKSVII, from the exons atgtttattataaaaagtaatataCAAAGTGATAATACATTGGATAATAGCGCAAAGAAAGAACataacaaaataaacaaatttttaatttctttaattGTCATAATAAATGTTTTAAGTCTACTATTTACAATAATATTGGctataaatttttattattg ttCCTTTAATGTGacatcatttttattccTTACAACACAAACATGCCTATGGACGTATTTAGCaatattaaatgtatatgaccaaaagtatattttttcacTCTCATCATTTTTAGGAATTCATTTATACACGCAA TGCTACcaaaattatgataagTTATTCCTATCGGATGAACTTCAAGAATATCATTTTATGTCAGTAGCTTTGTCACATTTAccttttctttatatttgCTATGACATTGTGATATTTCAATATGATAGTGTTTTCATTAAAA GTACTTTAGATTATACTTATAATGAGAAATCACTAATAGTATTGAATTTTTTGAGAGGTTTATTTTGCTCTTTTTGCATTGCCgtcatatttattatttcccttattttgaatattcAAAATACATTTAGAACATTTCCTATGTTAAAATTGTCAAATATTAAAACGAAGAAATATCTAC TATCtgtttttttgttttatctAATTGATTCACAATTAAGGATTATAActttcctttttataatcGAGACATATGAAGTTAATCCCTTTAAgatatttgtttttatattttcacag ATTATGACCATATGTGTGTGTATAGCCTTTGATACTcacatttttaaaaatataattgttGGAATATCATCTATTTTGGTTTCCCCCTTatcaataatattacattCCACAAATAG aAATTATAGTAACGAAAGAGTTGTACGTCTGAGTAAACTGCTGATAAATTTTCgattttttgaattttttttgatacTTTTTTATGGATCCttatattatgatgatgatgaaataGGAAATACCTTcatattatacataca tatacaaaaaagtgttatcatataa